Genomic window (Gemmatimonadaceae bacterium):
CGTGCTCGCGGCGACGGTGATGAGCATGATCGCGGAGTCGTTGCGCGGATCGTCGAGTGGGTACCAGCGCCCCGGTATCGTCGCGAAGCAGATGAGCGAGATCGCGAACGACGCGAGCATCGAGCTGATCTCGGACCATGCGTTGATCCGCCACCAATACCAGCGAAGGATCAGAACGAGTCCGGTCCCCGCACCGATCGCCAGCAGGAACTTCCACGCGCCCTCGACCGACGACAACTGCCACGTCACGAGCGTCGAGAGCAGGAAGAGCACGACGGTCGCCATCCGCGACATCGACACGTAATGCTTCTCGCTCGCGCCGGGCTTGAGGAAACGGCGATAGACGTCGTTCACGAGATACGACGCGCCCCAGTTGAGCTGCGTCGCGACCGTGGACATGTACGCCGCCGCGAACCCGGCCATCATGAAGCCGCGCCACGGCGTGGGAAGCAGATCCACGAACGCCTGCACGTACGCCGCTTCGTGGTCGTGATTCGGACCGATGCCGTTGGGGTAGAGGATCACCGTCGCCAGACCCGTGACGATCCAGGGCCACGGACGAAGCGCGTAGTGCGCGACGTTGAACGAGAGCGTCGCCAAGACGCCGTCCCGCTCCGAACGTGCCGAGAAAATTCGCTGCGCGACGTACCCGCCGCCGCCGGGTTCGGCGCCCGGATACCATGCGGCCCACCACTGCACGCCGAGAAATACGGCCAACGTTAGAATCGGCATCCAGGCGTACGCCGTGATTCCATTCCCGCCGAACGAGATCGGGAGCACGGAGAGCGCGGCCTTCTCGCTCCCGAAATGCTCGGCCAGCTTCGCCTTCATGGTCGTCATGCCGCCCACCGCGTTCACCGCGAACACGGCCAGCACGATCACCGCGGTCATCTTGATGACGAACTGCACGAGGTCGGTCCACAGCACGGCCCACATTCCGGCCGCCACCGAATACGCCATCGTGATCACGAAGCAGATGCCGACCGCGATCACTTCGCCCGACACTGTCGCGCCGCCGATCTGCACCGGGTGAAGCCCGAGTGAGATCGTGAGAATCTTGATCATCGCGCGCGTTACCCAGCCGAGGATGATCAGGTTGATCGGAATCGCGAGATACAGCGCTCGGAAGACGCGCAGCGTCGCCGCCGGCTTTCCGCTGTAGCGCACTTCGGCGAATTCGACGTCGGTCATGACGTGCGCACGGCGCCAGAGTCGCGCGAAGAAGAACACGGTGAGCATGCCGCTCATCAGCATGTTCCACCACAGCCAGTTGCCCGCGACGCCGTGCGAAGACACGAGTCCGGTCACGACCAGCGGCGTGTCGGCCGCGAACGTCGTCGCGACCATCGACGCGCCGGCGAGCCACCACGGCACCGCGCGCCCCGAGATGAAGTACTCGCTCAGGCTCTCGCCGCCTTTTTTCGTGAAGGCGAAGCCGATGCCGGCCGATAGGAGGAAGTACGCGGCGACGATGGCCCAATCGATCGGACTGATGTGCATCGGCTCCTCAGTGCGGGGAAGAGCGGAACCGGTCGAACTCGGCGACGACCGAATCCGCGAGCTGCCGGCGAACTTCGCTGATCTTGTTGTTGTTCCGCGTCGGGTCGACGCGGTTGGTCAACAGAACGACGAACAGGTCGCGCGACGGGTCAATCGCGATCGAGGTTCCCGTAAAGCCGGTATGGCCGAATGCCCGCGTCGACATCAGGTGTCCGGCCCACGCTGACGAGGGACTGGCGAACTTCATCCCCGGCAGGTCGGGCTTCTGCCAGCCGATGCCCCGGTTGGAAAACGTGGAATCGGTGAACGCCGTGAACCGCGCGATCGTCGACGCCTGTACCACGCGTACGCCGTCGAGCGTGCCGCCGTTCAGGTACATGCGCGCGAACCGCGCAAGGTCGTGGCCGGAGCTAAATATTCCCGCGTGTGCCGAGACGCCGCCGAGGTAGTAGGCGCGCTCGTCGTGCACCTTGCCGCGAACGAGGCCGCCGCGCTTCGGATCGAACTCGGTTGGCGCGATGCGCGGCAGCAGCGACGCCGGCGGGCGGTACATCGTTTCGTCCATCTTGAGCGGCGCGAAGACATGGTCGTGCACGTAGGCGTCGAGCGTCTCGCCGGTGATGCGTTCGACGAGCTTTCCGAGCATGTACGCGCCGATGTCGCTGTAAACCATGCGAACGCCGGGCACAGTATCGAGCGGCGTCGAGAACATGAGTTTGGCGAGACTGTCGGGGTCGTGTGTGATCTCGTCGTACGCCTTGAAGGCCGGCAGCCCTGATGTGTGTGTGAGCAGATTGCGCACGCTCACGCGATTCTTGTTCGGTCCGGTCCAGTCGGGGATGTAGCGCTGGAGCGGCGCGTCGAGGTCGACGCGATGCTGCTCGACGAGCTGCATGATCGCCGTCGTCAGCCCGACGACCTTCGTCAGTGACGCCAAATCCCACAGCGTGTGTTCGTCGGGCCTCGGCGTGGGTGCCCAATCGAGCTGGCCCACGCCATATTCGGCGAGGACTCCGTCGTGCGTTCCGACGACGGCGAACGCGCCGGGGAAGGCGCTGTCGGCTCGCGCGCGGTTGAGGACCTCCTCGATCCGCCGTTGCAGTCCGGCCCGCAACGCCGACGCGTTGGCGGCCGATGGAGCGGGGGAGGCGGATTGAGTGTTTCCCGAATGACACGCGGCAATAGTGACGAGTGACGCGAGGATAGCTACGCGATGCATGCTGAGCGTTGGTTGTTGATGGGTGCGCTGGTTCTTGCCTCGTCGTGTACGCATGCGGCGCCGACGATCGCTCCTCCCCCCGCGCCCTCCGGCGCGGTGCGACCGGGGATCAGCGTCTTGATCTCGGACAGCATCGGCCTCGTACGCGGGAAGCGCGTCGCCTTGCTCACCAACCAGACGGGGGTGGATGAGCACGGCGTCTCGGACATCGAGGTTCTGCGCGATTCGCGGGCCCGTGAGGCCGGAGTTCGGCTGGTCCGTCTCTTTTCGCCTGAGCACGGCATTCGGGGGACCGAAGACCGGACGCACGTCGAGAGTGGGATCGACGAGCGGAGTGGGCTCCCGGTGCATTCGCTTTACACCGAGACGGCGATCGCGCCGCCGGATAGCCTGCTCACCGATCTCGACGCGCTCGTGTTCGACCTCCAAGACGTGGGTACGCGAACGTGGACCTACGTCGGCTCGATGATCTACGCGATGCGTGCGTCGGCGCGCCGCCACCTGCCGATCATCGTGCTCGACCGGCCGAACCCAATTACCGGCGACCACGTCGACGGACCGATGCTCGACTCCGCCTTGGCGAACGCGAACGAACAAAGTCCGCGGCGTCCGGCGAAGCCGTACGCATTATATCCGTTCCCATTGCGGCATGGAATGACGATGGGAGAGATGGCGCGCTTCTACAACGAGGTGCTGGGAATAGGCGCCCCGCTTCGTGTCGTTCCGGTATCCGGCTGGAAGCGTTCCGCGTGGTTCGACGAGACGGGTCTGCCGTGGGTCCGCCCGTCGCCGAATCTCCCCAACCTCGCGAGCGTGCTGATCTACCCGGCGCTCGTCGCGTTCGAGGGATCGAACGTCTCCGTGGGACGCGGAACGGCCGACGCGTTTCAGCGCTTCGGCGCGCCGTGGATGAACGCCGTGGAGGTTGCGTCGCTCCTGAACGGTCGCAATGAGCCCGGCGTTCGCTTCGTCGTCGACTCGTTCACCCCCGTAAATCCCGGCGACGCCAAGTACGGGGGCCGCCTCATTCCCGGTGTGCGCATCGCGGTCACCGACCGAAACGCCGTTCGCCCGGGACATGTCTGCGCCGCGATCCTGTGGGCCCTGCTACGCACGAACCGCGATTCGCTGCGCGTTCGCGACACGACCTTCGACGAGCGTTTCGGCAGTCCGTCGATGCGGCGAGCGTTGTTTGCCGGCGAAGACCCGGATCGCGTCGTGGACGGGGGACAGCGCGCCGTCAGCGACTTCGAGGCCGCGGCGCATCGTTTCTTGTTGTATCGATGACCACGGGCCGTCTGCAGTCAACCCGCAACCACTGTCGAGCGAGGCTCTTCCGATGACCGGTAAGCGCTGCCTGACCATCCTCCTCGGTTTCTTCGTTCTCGCGTCCGCTCCAGCCTGTGCTCCCCGTGCCGCGACAGTCGGGTCGACGCCGGCCCAACCGGCCCAGATTTCGATCCAGGTGAACAACACCTTGGGTCAGGCGGTGAACGTGTATGTGAACGTGAATGGCACCGAGACGCTTCTTCGACAGGTCGCGGCGAACAGCAACGTGACGGTCCCGGTTCCCGGTTACCCGCCGGGCACGACCGCCACGCTCAAAGCCGTCACGTTCGACGGAGCGCGCACCTACTCGCGCACAAACGTGACGCTGAGCGGGACGTATTCCTTTCAAGTCCCCTAACGACGACCGCCTGACCGGCAGCCGTCCGGGGATCATTTGGTTGCTACAAGTGTCTGGAAAGGCTACTTTTACGCCCAATGCAGATTCTTCCGGACTGGCTCAGGAACGGATATCTCAGAGTCGTTGATCCGGTTGCCGACTGGCTTGTCCGTCGCGGTGTTCATCCCAACACGATCACCGCGGTTGGCACCGTCTGCACCGTCGCCGGGGGCGTCATCTACGGCTTCGGGCACATTCGGACGGGGGGATTCGTTCTCGGTGTCACCGCGCTGTTCGACGTTCTCGACGGCACGGTCGCCCGCCGATCCAACAAGAGCTCGACGTTCGGCGCATTTCTCGATTCGACCCTCGACCGCGTGGCGGACGGCGCCGTGCTTGGCGGTCTCGCCGTGTTCTACGCGCTCAGCCCGCGGTACCACTCGGTCTGGATGGTCATCGTCTGTCTGGCGGGACTGAACGGGGCATTTTTGACCTCGTACATCCGAGCCCGCGCCGAGGCGCTCGGGTTGGACGCGAAAGTCGGCTTGGTGCAGCGGCCGGAGCGCTCGGTGTTGTTGGCCGTACCCCAGGCGTTTTTCGGCCTCGCGCTCAACGGCTGGGTGCTGGACGTCATCCTGATTT
Coding sequences:
- a CDS encoding sodium:solute symporter family protein; protein product: MHISPIDWAIVAAYFLLSAGIGFAFTKKGGESLSEYFISGRAVPWWLAGASMVATTFAADTPLVVTGLVSSHGVAGNWLWWNMLMSGMLTVFFFARLWRRAHVMTDVEFAEVRYSGKPAATLRVFRALYLAIPINLIILGWVTRAMIKILTISLGLHPVQIGGATVSGEVIAVGICFVITMAYSVAAGMWAVLWTDLVQFVIKMTAVIVLAVFAVNAVGGMTTMKAKLAEHFGSEKAALSVLPISFGGNGITAYAWMPILTLAVFLGVQWWAAWYPGAEPGGGGYVAQRIFSARSERDGVLATLSFNVAHYALRPWPWIVTGLATVILYPNGIGPNHDHEAAYVQAFVDLLPTPWRGFMMAGFAAAYMSTVATQLNWGASYLVNDVYRRFLKPGASEKHYVSMSRMATVVLFLLSTLVTWQLSSVEGAWKFLLAIGAGTGLVLILRWYWWRINAWSEISSMLASFAISLICFATIPGRWYPLDDPRNDSAIMLITVAASTVIWVVVTFMTAPESDAVLASFYERVRPGGPGWAKVSSALGYGRESIPGGALAWTNWVAGIVAVYSSLFGIGKIVFGEVGTGVGLLILALIAFTWIARSFRNEAPPPAMAAKEALSMAAD
- a CDS encoding serine hydrolase domain-containing protein, whose product is MHRVAILASLVTIAACHSGNTQSASPAPSAANASALRAGLQRRIEEVLNRARADSAFPGAFAVVGTHDGVLAEYGVGQLDWAPTPRPDEHTLWDLASLTKVVGLTTAIMQLVEQHRVDLDAPLQRYIPDWTGPNKNRVSVRNLLTHTSGLPAFKAYDEITHDPDSLAKLMFSTPLDTVPGVRMVYSDIGAYMLGKLVERITGETLDAYVHDHVFAPLKMDETMYRPPASLLPRIAPTEFDPKRGGLVRGKVHDERAYYLGGVSAHAGIFSSGHDLARFARMYLNGGTLDGVRVVQASTIARFTAFTDSTFSNRGIGWQKPDLPGMKFASPSSAWAGHLMSTRAFGHTGFTGTSIAIDPSRDLFVVLLTNRVDPTRNNNKISEVRRQLADSVVAEFDRFRSSPH
- a CDS encoding DUF1343 domain-containing protein; translated protein: MHAERWLLMGALVLASSCTHAAPTIAPPPAPSGAVRPGISVLISDSIGLVRGKRVALLTNQTGVDEHGVSDIEVLRDSRAREAGVRLVRLFSPEHGIRGTEDRTHVESGIDERSGLPVHSLYTETAIAPPDSLLTDLDALVFDLQDVGTRTWTYVGSMIYAMRASARRHLPIIVLDRPNPITGDHVDGPMLDSALANANEQSPRRPAKPYALYPFPLRHGMTMGEMARFYNEVLGIGAPLRVVPVSGWKRSAWFDETGLPWVRPSPNLPNLASVLIYPALVAFEGSNVSVGRGTADAFQRFGAPWMNAVEVASLLNGRNEPGVRFVVDSFTPVNPGDAKYGGRLIPGVRIAVTDRNAVRPGHVCAAILWALLRTNRDSLRVRDTTFDERFGSPSMRRALFAGEDPDRVVDGGQRAVSDFEAAAHRFLLYR
- a CDS encoding CDP-alcohol phosphatidyltransferase family protein, whose amino-acid sequence is MQILPDWLRNGYLRVVDPVADWLVRRGVHPNTITAVGTVCTVAGGVIYGFGHIRTGGFVLGVTALFDVLDGTVARRSNKSSTFGAFLDSTLDRVADGAVLGGLAVFYALSPRYHSVWMVIVCLAGLNGAFLTSYIRARAEALGLDAKVGLVQRPERSVLLAVPQAFFGLALNGWVLDVILIFLTVTAWITVVQRMKFVHDQTNDRADAPPLPLTTEKSFWLRRRGRTGTRH